The following proteins are co-located in the Myxococcus fulvus genome:
- a CDS encoding lipase, protein MRLRHSLFLMAPLFVGALTGCGEGLEEPVTPEAPITEQLGAAESAASTAGITPHFQQWLLANGYKDDNFARYELAGGSYGGKASSTDTVVNTPVIFIHGNSDKAVGTGTAGQSGWNASLDYFLANGYKTSELYAVTWGPAEIMQTAVQYHSKPNVMRVRRFIEAVKAYTGASKVDIISHSMGVTLARKAILGGSANDSANGGAYNVGAPLTSSVDTFVGIAGANLGLTSCYQTGPTTPTCGSTNGLYPGYLYFGMVVGRSTFLDNLRATSGYEGAYRYSIYSTADEIIGYGGIVYGDYTSRIPGQQGEKVYSAYPYGHYNSKDLTGAVQYSMVRNHVVP, encoded by the coding sequence ATGCGATTGCGGCATTCGCTGTTCCTCATGGCCCCCCTCTTCGTCGGAGCCCTCACCGGCTGCGGCGAGGGGCTCGAGGAGCCCGTCACGCCCGAAGCGCCCATCACCGAGCAGCTCGGCGCCGCCGAGTCCGCCGCCTCCACCGCGGGAATCACGCCGCACTTCCAGCAGTGGCTCCTGGCCAACGGATACAAGGACGACAACTTCGCGCGGTACGAGCTCGCCGGAGGCAGTTACGGCGGCAAGGCCAGCAGCACCGACACCGTGGTGAACACGCCGGTCATCTTCATCCACGGCAACTCCGACAAGGCGGTGGGCACCGGCACCGCGGGCCAGTCGGGTTGGAATGCGTCGCTCGATTACTTCCTCGCCAATGGCTACAAGACGAGCGAGCTGTACGCGGTGACGTGGGGCCCGGCGGAAATCATGCAGACCGCCGTGCAGTACCACTCGAAGCCGAACGTCATGCGGGTGCGCCGCTTCATCGAGGCGGTGAAGGCGTACACCGGCGCGTCGAAGGTGGACATCATCTCCCACTCGATGGGCGTGACGCTCGCGCGCAAGGCCATCCTCGGTGGCTCCGCGAACGACTCCGCCAACGGGGGCGCGTACAACGTCGGCGCGCCGCTGACGAGCTCCGTCGACACGTTCGTCGGCATCGCCGGCGCGAACCTGGGCCTGACGTCCTGCTACCAGACGGGCCCCACCACGCCGACGTGCGGCTCCACCAACGGCCTGTACCCGGGCTACCTGTACTTCGGCATGGTCGTCGGGCGCTCCACGTTCCTGGACAACCTGCGCGCCACGAGCGGCTACGAGGGCGCGTACCGCTACAGCATCTACTCCACGGCCGACGAAATCATCGGCTACGGGGGAATCGTGTACGGCGACTACACCTCGCGCATTCCCGGGCAGCAGGGTGAGAAGGTGTACTCGGCCTATCCCTACGGGCACTACAACTCGAAGGACCTGACCGGCGCCGTGCAGTACAGCATGGTGCGCAACCACGTCGTCCCGTAG
- a CDS encoding alpha/beta fold hydrolase, translating into MSSSRAFTALLLAAGLSSAGCVRSYAGESALSFQDLDYSTAGTKQAWPVHRVALPDVTARYGLASPLHVSYVDLPAPSPEAKTVIFVHGLGSYLKFWQAQLDVFHAKGYRVVAVDLPGYGKSDKPATFPYTTEAMADAVAELARVLGVEKPILAGHSMGGQTSLSYALRYPDALEALVLVSPAGFEKFSWKEKQWFRRVMSSEFIKAAPEAGIWGSVRQGNFMHWRPELDWLIQDRVRLAKSPEFDAYAYANVRTVRGLANNDFVRDNLHRVSVPTLIVYGTDDRLIPNPFLHGGEARELMEYGASRIPGAALAPMKGCGHTVQLDCPEPVNEAVLAFLADPAAAKPFVEKTKPEDKAPKPSEPSPVPGAPETQPSPTPAQNDAPAPSDGPRP; encoded by the coding sequence ATGAGCTCCTCCCGCGCTTTCACCGCGTTGCTCCTCGCGGCGGGGCTGTCCTCCGCCGGTTGCGTGCGCTCGTATGCTGGCGAGTCCGCGCTGTCCTTCCAGGACCTCGACTACTCCACGGCCGGCACCAAGCAGGCCTGGCCCGTGCACCGCGTGGCCCTGCCGGACGTCACCGCCCGGTACGGCCTGGCCAGCCCCCTCCACGTCTCGTACGTGGACCTGCCCGCGCCCTCGCCCGAGGCGAAGACGGTCATCTTCGTGCACGGCCTGGGCTCGTATCTGAAGTTCTGGCAGGCGCAGCTGGACGTGTTCCACGCGAAGGGCTACCGCGTCGTCGCGGTGGACCTGCCGGGGTATGGCAAGTCCGACAAGCCGGCCACGTTCCCGTACACCACCGAGGCCATGGCGGACGCGGTGGCGGAGCTGGCGCGGGTGCTGGGCGTGGAGAAGCCCATCCTCGCGGGCCACTCCATGGGTGGGCAGACGTCGCTGTCGTACGCGCTGCGCTATCCGGACGCGCTGGAGGCGCTGGTGCTGGTGTCTCCGGCTGGGTTCGAGAAGTTCTCCTGGAAGGAGAAGCAGTGGTTCCGCCGGGTGATGAGCTCGGAGTTCATCAAGGCGGCGCCGGAGGCGGGCATCTGGGGCAGCGTGCGTCAGGGCAACTTCATGCACTGGCGGCCGGAGCTCGACTGGCTCATCCAGGACCGCGTGCGGCTGGCGAAGTCGCCCGAGTTCGACGCGTACGCGTACGCCAACGTCCGCACGGTGCGGGGCCTGGCGAACAACGACTTCGTGCGCGACAACCTGCACCGCGTCTCGGTGCCCACGCTCATCGTCTACGGCACGGATGACCGGCTGATTCCCAACCCGTTCCTGCACGGCGGCGAGGCGCGCGAGCTGATGGAGTATGGCGCGTCCCGCATCCCCGGCGCCGCGCTGGCGCCGATGAAGGGCTGCGGGCACACAGTGCAGCTGGACTGCCCGGAGCCGGTCAACGAGGCGGTGCTCGCGTTCCTGGCGGACCCGGCGGCGGCGAAGCCGTTCGTGGAGAAGACGAAGCCCGAGGACAAGGCGCCCAAGCCGAGCGAGCCGTCGCCCGTGCCCGGTGCGCCGGAGACGCAGCCCTCGCCGACGCCCGCGCAGAACGATGCGCCGGCGCCGTCGGACGGGCCGAGGCCGTAG